In Nitrospira sp. MA-1, the following proteins share a genomic window:
- a CDS encoding glucoamylase family protein: MLRSELFSIEQLKRHAVTLTGQHTIDPHSGPDKLLPRLADNERVLVAAYDLVTAAVTPGQRIVAAEAWLLDNFYLIEQQIVLARRHLPRGYSRQLPRLADGPSAGFPRIYDLALELISHMDGRVDSDNATHIVAAYQTVEPLQLGELWAFPIMLQLALLENLRRVGLRIARRREERDAAISWADRMHATAEKEPKQLVQLLAEFANADVPLTAPFVEEFYARLQAQGPAMAFIQTWVEHKLLEQGVTATQLSEAAGRTAATNQISISNSISSLRFIGTMDWKNYVESLSVVEETLCEDPMGMYTSQDFATRDRYRHVIEDVARGSSCSEWAVARQAIVLAQTAAAQMGSNNRASHVGYYLIDHGRDILERGVNCRVSWNLRISRASRPFRLILYLGPILLLTALATSVVLFSFEGFGLDDWRFWFLGITGMMGVSGLAVSLVNLVVTLALAPRALPRLDFSKGIPSVHRTMVVVPTLLSRSQEIDDLLEALEIRYLGNRDPHLFFALLTDFRDAPERMLPDDEALLARASAGVQALNETYREDRPCIFYLFHRPRMWNPYERVWMGYERKRGKLEQFNAVLRGEAQTAFSDIVGDPSLLSSIKYVITLDTDTQLPRDTGRTLIGNMAHPLNRPVYDPDKGRIVEGYAILQPRTSISLTSAGRSRFTKLFAGESGVDPYTREVSDVYQDIFGEGSFIGKGIYDVDAFRQAVDGRFPENLILSHDLLESGYARSALVTDVDIIEEHPASYAIEASRRHRWIRGDWQLAGWLFPHVPGPPWPKGSKAQRQPNPLTALSVWKLFDNLRRSLVSPSLLALLVGGWLIGPGSGWVWTLLVGGVVFLPILLGAMIDFIRKPEERDWLVHLILKSKSTGHPFMLALLTVVLLPYETLINLNAILRSGVRMLFTKRGLLLWHMRSYVSRNARRTLLDFCMEMWIGPALAVVLIFALGVSRPEEWVFYAPVLLLWLGSPVVGWWISLPHVVPVPDLTVEQRTFLRASARRTWRFFAKFVSPQDNWLPPDNFQEYPAPAIASRTSPTNIGMSLLANLSAYDFGYLSAGEFLRLTEYTLATMEKLERYRGHFYNWYDTRTLKPLRPLYVSSVDSGNLAGSLLTLQAGLAELKDQPVLSSCPFRGLQDTLQVFAEHVPSIPAPELSKKIKVLQDTLHTFTLNGEPQTLAGAERQLEEIHRIAGELVAWLPADSDIDGELYQWAQAFDQQSCALRDDLRWLVPESGHFTSIPTLVELARKRVVGTQGLSSAGVGASPHTAAVERIKIIDDLVNRCRELAGMDFEFLYETSCGLLTIGYDVGERRRDPSCYDLLASEARLASFLLVAQGQVPQKHWFSLGRQLTSYGGAVSLISWSGSMFEYLMPQLIMPSYQNTLLEETCKAVVSRQIEYGRQRAVPWGISESCYNATDMHHVYQYRAFGVPGLGFKRGLGDDLVIAPYASALALTVMPREACRNLQTMASNGFCGVYGFYEAVDYTPSRVPRGKNHAIVRTFMAHHQGMSLLAFAHVLLNQPMQRRFMSAPHIRATELLLQERVPKKGATLHPHAAEVSAAARPAAAEGGAIMRVFTDPNTPIPEVHLLSNGRYHLMSTHAGGGYSRWRDLAVTRWREDVTSDCWGTFIYLRDRDSGRYWSTAHQPTLRTADHYEAIFVQGRAEYRRRDLGIEAHTEISVSPEDDVEIRRVTLTNLSIRTRHIEVTSYAEVVLAPLNADLAHRSFSNLFVQTEILPDRQAILCRRRARTPGEATPWMFHLLAAPGAVADEPSYETDRSKFIGRGRTAANPVALESDDPSSTLSNTDGSVLDPIVAIRRTIALSSDESSTVQIISGVADTREAALVLLEKYCDRHFVERAFEMAWFQSQEVLRHLNATEAEAQVYGRLATSIIFANGLRRAAPSVIARNQLGQSGLWRFVVSGDLPIVLLRIGDRNRIDLVKQVLQAHAYWRMKGLIADLVIVNEDFSGYRAVLQDQIMGLINAGHEPQILDRPGGVFVRRAEELSEEDRVLFQTVARVVLTDTAETLLEQVERLVPVVRLPDHLVPLRRPAVIPAQPLAARDRIFCNGLGGFTPDGREYVVTLEPGQHTPAPWANVIASPHIGTVVSESGSAYTWVENAHEFRLTSWHNDPLSDSSGEALYIRDEETGAFWSPTPLPASGRSGYVCRHGFGYSVFEHHEAGIASELFTYVAMDAPVKFVVIKLRNHSKRPRRLSLTGYWELVLGEWRHSNMMHIVTETDPHSGALFARNAYGRECANRMVFVQVSERERTVTGNRTEFIGRNGSLASPAAMRLKRLSGKTGAGLDPCAGIQTSIELAEGQESEVVFIFGAARNTDEAQYFIERFGGPAGARWALEAVWDHWNRTLGAVHVETPDRALDVLANGWLVYQTLSCRLWGRSGYYQSGGAYGFRDQLQDTMALIHATPWLAREQLLRCAEHQFRKGDVQHWWHPPNGQGVRTHFSDDYLWLPYAACRYVLATGDTGVLDESVHFLEGRELNPEEEAYYDQPQRSTEAASLYDHCVRSIKHGLRFGEHQLPLMGCGDWNDGMNLVGRDGKGESVWLAWFLYENLQLFAGLARRRGDEAFAHMCTGQASRLRDNIEANAWDGEWYRRAYFDDGTPLGSSQNAECQIDSISQSWAVISGGGDPNRARQAMAAVDTRLVRREDQLIQLLAPPFDTSDLEPGYIKGYVPGVRENGGQYTHAAIWTTTAFALLGNRERAWELINMLNPINHGSQPDDMERYKVEPYVMCADIYGALPHTSRGGWTWYTGAAGWMYRLTVETLLGLQLEIDYLVIAPCIPAHWEGYKIHYRFRETVYHITLRRLGEKPEHVSRLSMDGVEIDGVGMDAAGRPQGRIHLVDDRRDHYIEVDLS; encoded by the coding sequence CTGCTGCGCTCGGAGCTGTTCAGCATCGAGCAATTGAAACGTCATGCGGTCACGCTAACCGGTCAACATACAATCGATCCGCACTCTGGACCGGACAAGTTATTACCTCGGCTGGCGGACAATGAGCGCGTGCTGGTGGCGGCGTATGACCTTGTGACAGCCGCCGTGACGCCCGGTCAACGGATCGTCGCGGCAGAGGCATGGTTGCTTGATAATTTTTATCTTATCGAGCAGCAAATCGTTCTGGCACGTCGCCATTTGCCGCGAGGGTACAGCCGGCAGTTGCCGCGACTGGCTGACGGTCCGTCAGCCGGTTTTCCCAGAATCTATGACCTGGCTTTGGAATTGATCTCTCATATGGACGGTCGTGTCGACAGCGACAATGCGACCCATATCGTTGCCGCCTACCAGACTGTTGAACCGTTACAGCTCGGAGAACTGTGGGCATTCCCGATTATGCTGCAGTTGGCACTTTTGGAAAACCTTCGCCGCGTGGGGTTGCGTATTGCCCGTCGGCGTGAGGAGCGCGACGCGGCGATCAGTTGGGCAGACCGCATGCACGCGACGGCCGAAAAGGAACCGAAACAGCTTGTTCAGTTGCTCGCCGAGTTCGCGAATGCTGATGTCCCCTTGACCGCACCGTTTGTGGAGGAATTTTACGCGAGACTCCAGGCTCAGGGGCCGGCTATGGCGTTCATTCAAACCTGGGTCGAACACAAACTACTCGAACAGGGGGTGACGGCGACGCAGTTGTCGGAGGCGGCCGGCCGAACGGCCGCGACCAATCAGATCTCCATCTCCAACAGTATCAGTAGTCTGCGTTTCATCGGAACAATGGACTGGAAGAATTACGTCGAGTCGCTCAGTGTTGTTGAAGAGACATTGTGTGAAGACCCGATGGGAATGTATACCAGCCAGGATTTCGCCACCCGCGACCGGTATCGGCATGTCATCGAAGATGTGGCGAGAGGCAGTTCGTGCAGTGAATGGGCTGTCGCACGCCAAGCGATTGTGCTTGCGCAGACTGCAGCTGCGCAGATGGGTTCCAACAACCGTGCCTCCCATGTCGGATACTACCTGATCGATCACGGACGCGACATACTGGAGCGTGGGGTGAACTGCCGTGTGTCGTGGAATTTGCGGATCAGCCGGGCGAGTCGGCCCTTCCGCCTGATCCTGTACCTCGGACCCATCCTGTTGCTCACGGCTCTGGCAACCTCGGTCGTGCTGTTCTCTTTCGAGGGATTCGGGTTGGATGATTGGCGGTTCTGGTTTTTGGGAATAACCGGGATGATGGGTGTCTCAGGGCTGGCCGTCTCGCTGGTGAATCTGGTGGTCACGCTGGCCTTAGCGCCTCGGGCGTTACCACGATTGGATTTCTCAAAGGGTATTCCATCCGTTCACCGCACGATGGTCGTGGTTCCCACCCTGCTGAGCCGGTCACAGGAGATTGATGATCTTCTCGAAGCCCTGGAGATCCGATATCTGGGGAATCGCGATCCCCATCTGTTCTTTGCCTTGCTGACGGATTTTCGTGACGCGCCTGAGCGTATGTTGCCGGATGATGAGGCATTGCTCGCCCGGGCTTCCGCAGGTGTCCAGGCGCTCAATGAGACCTACCGGGAGGACCGGCCGTGCATCTTTTATTTGTTTCACCGACCTCGAATGTGGAATCCCTACGAACGGGTGTGGATGGGGTATGAGCGCAAACGCGGCAAGCTGGAGCAGTTCAATGCCGTGCTGCGGGGAGAGGCACAAACGGCATTTTCCGATATTGTCGGTGATCCCTCCCTCCTCAGTTCCATCAAGTACGTCATTACGTTGGATACCGATACGCAACTCCCCCGTGACACGGGACGCACCTTGATCGGCAACATGGCCCATCCTCTCAATCGGCCGGTATACGATCCGGACAAGGGACGTATCGTCGAAGGCTACGCGATTCTTCAACCACGCACGTCAATCAGCCTGACCAGTGCCGGTCGGTCACGGTTTACGAAACTGTTCGCAGGTGAATCAGGCGTCGATCCCTATACGCGCGAGGTCTCGGATGTGTATCAGGATATTTTCGGGGAGGGGTCGTTCATCGGCAAAGGCATTTACGATGTGGATGCGTTTCGTCAGGCTGTCGATGGACGCTTTCCGGAGAACCTCATTCTCAGTCATGACTTATTGGAAAGCGGGTATGCACGTTCAGCACTGGTCACTGATGTCGATATCATCGAAGAGCATCCGGCTAGTTACGCCATAGAGGCGAGCCGAAGACATCGGTGGATACGCGGGGACTGGCAGCTTGCCGGCTGGTTGTTCCCACATGTGCCCGGACCGCCATGGCCCAAAGGATCGAAGGCGCAGCGGCAACCGAACCCACTGACAGCCCTGTCGGTGTGGAAATTATTTGACAACCTTCGACGCAGCCTCGTGTCCCCGTCACTGCTGGCTTTGCTGGTCGGTGGTTGGCTGATTGGTCCGGGATCGGGATGGGTCTGGACCCTGTTGGTCGGGGGTGTGGTGTTTTTGCCCATCCTGCTCGGAGCCATGATCGATTTCATCCGGAAACCTGAAGAGCGGGATTGGCTGGTGCACCTCATCCTCAAAAGCAAATCCACAGGCCATCCGTTCATGCTGGCGTTACTCACAGTGGTCTTATTGCCCTACGAGACGCTGATTAACCTGAATGCGATTCTGCGCTCGGGTGTGCGGATGCTGTTCACGAAACGCGGATTGTTACTCTGGCATATGCGATCCTATGTCAGTCGCAATGCGCGCCGGACCCTGCTTGATTTTTGTATGGAGATGTGGATCGGACCTGCTCTGGCGGTGGTACTGATTTTTGCCTTAGGGGTCAGCCGGCCGGAGGAGTGGGTGTTCTATGCGCCCGTGTTGTTGCTGTGGCTGGGGTCGCCGGTCGTCGGCTGGTGGATCAGTCTTCCCCATGTGGTCCCCGTACCGGACTTGACCGTTGAGCAACGAACGTTCCTTCGGGCCTCGGCCCGACGAACGTGGCGTTTCTTCGCGAAGTTCGTCAGTCCGCAGGATAACTGGCTGCCACCGGATAATTTCCAGGAATATCCGGCCCCGGCCATTGCCTCCCGCACCTCGCCAACCAACATCGGCATGTCGTTACTGGCAAACTTGTCTGCGTACGATTTCGGGTATCTGTCCGCCGGAGAATTTTTGCGCCTTACGGAATACACTTTGGCGACGATGGAAAAGCTGGAACGTTACCGCGGCCATTTCTATAACTGGTACGACACACGAACCCTGAAACCGCTTCGTCCGCTCTATGTCTCGTCGGTGGACAGCGGAAATCTGGCTGGCAGTTTGCTCACCTTGCAAGCGGGATTGGCCGAGTTGAAAGATCAGCCGGTGCTGTCCTCGTGCCCGTTTCGTGGCCTGCAGGATACCTTGCAGGTCTTTGCCGAACACGTGCCCTCGATACCGGCCCCCGAACTTTCGAAGAAGATCAAGGTTCTTCAGGACACTCTTCATACATTCACATTGAACGGGGAACCACAGACATTGGCAGGCGCGGAACGACAGCTGGAAGAGATTCACCGCATCGCCGGGGAACTGGTAGCCTGGCTTCCGGCAGATAGCGATATCGATGGCGAACTCTATCAATGGGCACAGGCATTCGATCAGCAATCCTGCGCACTGCGAGATGACCTGAGATGGTTGGTCCCCGAGTCGGGGCACTTCACCTCCATCCCGACACTGGTGGAACTGGCCAGAAAGCGGGTCGTGGGTACCCAAGGGCTGTCATCAGCCGGAGTGGGCGCATCCCCGCATACAGCGGCAGTGGAGCGGATAAAAATCATCGATGATTTGGTGAATCGTTGTCGCGAATTGGCGGGAATGGACTTTGAATTTCTCTATGAGACGTCCTGCGGCTTGCTGACCATCGGATACGATGTGGGGGAACGGCGCCGTGATCCGTCCTGTTATGATTTGCTCGCATCAGAAGCACGTTTGGCAAGTTTTCTCCTTGTCGCACAGGGACAGGTTCCGCAAAAGCATTGGTTCTCACTCGGTCGCCAGCTGACCAGTTATGGCGGCGCCGTGAGTTTAATTTCGTGGAGCGGCTCGATGTTTGAGTATCTCATGCCGCAACTGATCATGCCGAGTTACCAGAACACCTTGTTGGAGGAGACCTGCAAGGCCGTGGTGTCCCGCCAGATCGAATACGGTCGACAACGCGCGGTGCCATGGGGCATATCCGAGTCCTGCTATAACGCCACTGATATGCACCATGTTTATCAATATCGGGCGTTTGGGGTCCCCGGGCTGGGCTTTAAGCGGGGGCTGGGAGACGACCTGGTCATCGCGCCTTACGCCAGCGCGCTGGCGCTCACGGTGATGCCGCGAGAGGCCTGTCGCAACTTACAGACCATGGCGAGCAATGGATTCTGTGGCGTCTACGGATTCTACGAGGCGGTGGATTACACGCCTTCCCGCGTGCCTCGAGGGAAGAATCACGCGATCGTGCGCACGTTCATGGCGCATCATCAAGGCATGAGCCTGTTGGCGTTTGCGCATGTCCTGCTCAATCAGCCGATGCAGCGCCGTTTCATGTCTGCCCCTCACATACGGGCGACCGAATTGTTGCTGCAGGAGCGCGTGCCGAAGAAGGGCGCGACGTTGCATCCCCATGCGGCTGAGGTGAGCGCCGCCGCGCGCCCTGCCGCTGCGGAAGGCGGGGCAATCATGCGCGTGTTTACCGACCCGAACACGCCGATCCCTGAAGTGCATCTGTTATCCAATGGCAGGTACCACCTCATGTCGACTCATGCCGGTGGCGGATACAGTCGCTGGCGTGATCTGGCCGTGACCCGTTGGCGCGAGGACGTGACGTCCGATTGTTGGGGCACATTCATCTACTTGCGTGACCGCGACTCGGGACGGTACTGGTCCACGGCGCATCAACCGACATTGCGCACGGCCGATCACTATGAAGCCATTTTTGTGCAGGGGCGCGCCGAATATCGGCGGCGCGACCTGGGGATTGAAGCCCATACTGAGATCAGTGTGTCACCTGAAGACGATGTGGAAATCCGACGCGTCACGCTCACCAACCTGTCGATTCGTACCCGTCATATCGAGGTGACGAGTTACGCGGAGGTCGTCTTGGCGCCATTGAATGCCGACTTAGCCCACCGATCATTCAGCAACCTGTTCGTGCAAACCGAAATCCTGCCGGACCGCCAGGCGATCCTCTGCCGGCGACGTGCCCGGACTCCGGGGGAGGCGACACCGTGGATGTTTCACCTGTTGGCTGCGCCCGGGGCTGTAGCCGACGAGCCCTCCTACGAGACGGACCGCTCAAAATTCATCGGGCGGGGTCGAACGGCGGCCAACCCTGTGGCACTGGAGAGCGATGATCCTTCGTCGACCTTGTCGAATACGGATGGTTCGGTGCTCGATCCTATCGTGGCCATCCGCCGCACCATCGCCTTGTCGTCCGATGAGTCCTCGACCGTGCAGATCATCTCCGGGGTCGCGGACACCCGGGAGGCTGCATTGGTGCTGCTTGAGAAATATTGCGACCGGCATTTCGTTGAGCGTGCTTTTGAAATGGCCTGGTTCCAAAGTCAGGAGGTGCTGCGTCATCTCAACGCCACCGAAGCGGAGGCTCAGGTCTATGGTCGCCTGGCCACCTCAATCATTTTCGCCAATGGCTTGCGCCGTGCTGCGCCAAGCGTCATTGCCCGCAACCAGCTTGGTCAGTCCGGGCTTTGGCGTTTTGTCGTCTCGGGTGATCTGCCGATCGTTCTGCTCCGTATTGGCGACCGGAACCGTATCGACCTGGTCAAACAAGTGCTGCAAGCCCATGCCTATTGGCGGATGAAGGGGTTGATTGCGGACTTGGTCATCGTCAACGAGGATTTCTCCGGCTATCGGGCGGTGCTGCAAGACCAGATCATGGGGCTGATCAATGCGGGTCACGAACCGCAAATTCTTGACAGACCGGGTGGGGTCTTTGTGCGGCGTGCCGAAGAATTGTCCGAAGAGGATCGGGTCTTGTTCCAGACAGTCGCCCGCGTGGTGTTGACCGATACCGCCGAGACATTACTCGAGCAGGTGGAGCGCCTCGTCCCGGTTGTGCGTCTGCCGGACCATTTGGTGCCATTGCGGCGACCGGCAGTCATACCGGCCCAACCATTGGCGGCTCGTGACCGAATTTTCTGTAACGGTCTGGGTGGGTTCACACCCGATGGGCGCGAATATGTCGTCACTCTTGAACCTGGGCAACATACACCGGCGCCCTGGGCGAATGTCATCGCCAGCCCACACATTGGCACGGTGGTCAGTGAGAGCGGGAGCGCGTATACCTGGGTGGAAAACGCGCACGAGTTCAGACTGACCTCATGGCACAATGACCCGTTGAGCGACAGTAGCGGCGAGGCGCTCTACATTCGAGACGAGGAAACGGGTGCATTCTGGTCGCCCACGCCATTGCCCGCTTCCGGTCGGTCCGGCTATGTGTGCCGTCACGGATTCGGGTACAGCGTGTTCGAGCATCACGAAGCCGGTATTGCCTCGGAACTGTTCACCTATGTCGCCATGGACGCACCGGTCAAGTTTGTGGTGATCAAGTTGCGCAACCATTCGAAGAGGCCCCGCCGATTGTCGCTGACGGGATATTGGGAGCTGGTGCTCGGAGAGTGGCGCCATAGCAATATGATGCACATTGTGACCGAAACAGATCCGCACAGCGGTGCCCTGTTTGCCCGCAATGCCTATGGCCGGGAATGTGCCAATCGAATGGTCTTTGTTCAGGTCAGCGAGCGGGAGCGCACGGTGACGGGAAACCGTACCGAGTTCATTGGCCGCAATGGGTCCCTGGCCAGTCCGGCCGCGATGCGCCTCAAGCGTTTATCGGGCAAAACCGGTGCGGGTCTTGATCCCTGCGCGGGCATACAGACCTCGATCGAACTGGCCGAGGGGCAGGAGAGTGAGGTCGTGTTCATCTTCGGCGCGGCCCGCAACACCGATGAGGCGCAGTATTTCATCGAACGATTCGGCGGACCGGCTGGTGCCCGTTGGGCCTTGGAAGCGGTGTGGGACCACTGGAACCGGACGTTGGGAGCGGTGCATGTGGAGACGCCGGATCGAGCGTTGGACGTATTGGCCAACGGTTGGTTGGTCTACCAGACGTTGTCCTGCAGGCTTTGGGGACGTAGCGGGTATTATCAATCCGGTGGCGCCTACGGGTTCCGTGATCAATTGCAAGACACCATGGCGCTCATTCATGCCACGCCCTGGCTGGCCCGTGAGCAGTTGCTTCGATGCGCCGAGCATCAGTTCCGCAAGGGTGACGTCCAACATTGGTGGCATCCGCCCAATGGACAAGGCGTGCGCACCCATTTCTCCGATGACTATTTGTGGCTTCCCTATGCCGCCTGCCGGTATGTCCTGGCCACCGGCGATACGGGAGTCCTCGACGAGTCAGTTCATTTCCTTGAGGGCCGTGAGTTGAATCCGGAAGAGGAGGCTTACTACGACCAGCCGCAACGTTCGACTGAAGCGGCCAGTCTCTATGACCATTGCGTGCGGTCAATCAAACATGGATTACGGTTTGGCGAACATCAATTACCCCTAATGGGCTGTGGCGATTGGAACGATGGAATGAATCTCGTCGGTCGTGATGGCAAGGGTGAGAGTGTATGGCTGGCGTGGTTCCTGTACGAAAACCTACAGCTGTTTGCAGGCCTGGCTCGTCGTCGAGGAGACGAGGCGTTTGCCCACATGTGCACCGGGCAGGCTTCGCGGCTGCGCGACAACATTGAGGCCAATGCCTGGGATGGCGAATGGTACCGGCGGGCCTATTTCGATGATGGCACACCCTTGGGTTCGTCCCAGAATGCCGAATGCCAAATTGATTCGATCAGCCAGAGTTGGGCGGTCATTTCGGGCGGCGGTGATCCCAATCGAGCCCGTCAGGCCATGGCGGCGGTGGACACGCGCCTGGTGCGACGCGAAGATCAACTCATTCAGCTACTTGCACCACCATTTGACACCTCAGACCTTGAGCCCGGTTATATCAAAGGTTACGTGCCCGGCGTTCGTGAAAATGGTGGCCAATACACCCATGCCGCCATTTGGACGACGACGGCGTTTGCCCTGTTGGGGAACAGGGAGCGGGCGTGGGAATTGATTAACATGCTCAATCCCATCAATCATGGGAGTCAACCGGATGATATGGAACGCTATAAGGTTGAGCCCTACGTCATGTGCGCGGACATTTATGGTGCGCTGCCACACACCAGCCGGGGGGGGTGGACATGGTACACCGGAGCGGCAGGCTGGATGTATCGTCTAACCGTGGAAACCCTCCTGGGCTTGCAACTGGAGATCGACTATCTGGTTATCGCCCCCTGTATCCCGGCCCATTGGGAAGGGTACAAAATACACTATCGCTTTCGCGAGACCGTCTATCACATCACCCTCAGGCGCCTTGGTGAAAAACCGGAACACGTGAGCCGTCTATCGATGGACGGTGTGGAAATCGATGGCGTGGGCATGGATGCGGCAGGGCGACCGCAAGGCAGGATCCACCTGGTGGACGACCGCCGGGATCACTACATTGAGGTGGATTTGAGCTAA
- a CDS encoding four-helix bundle copper-binding protein — MAHQHQSCLEACVQCAEECESCSDQCLGEMPDCARRCIDCADICWTCTAFMSRDSQFSAELCDICATICDACAEECEKHQNEHCRRCAEACRRCAEECRKMGAATKKQPVGAGR; from the coding sequence ATGGCTCATCAACACCAATCTTGTTTGGAAGCCTGTGTGCAATGTGCAGAGGAGTGCGAATCATGTTCAGATCAATGCTTGGGTGAGATGCCGGACTGTGCCAGGCGTTGCATAGACTGCGCAGATATCTGTTGGACTTGTACGGCATTTATGAGTCGAGATTCTCAATTCAGTGCGGAACTCTGCGACATTTGCGCCACAATTTGTGACGCCTGTGCGGAGGAATGTGAGAAACATCAAAACGAGCATTGCCGACGATGTGCAGAAGCCTGTCGCCGTTGCGCGGAAGAATGCCGCAAAATGGGTGCAGCAACCAAAAAACAACCTGTGGGCGCCGGGCGATAG
- a CDS encoding copper resistance protein B: MRTSVRCILSLTVINFLIWNSHSSVIFAQSIPDESTSTHQHPHHPQTRQPEGQTDTRSGVLGEMSETESPVSKTADWPSPVMDEQRHGFFLADVLEYRPNFSGNESNDDYRWDIEGWYGGDYNRIWFKSEGQRDTAFKADYDIDSQLLFGRFIQQYYDFQIGGRVETQSYRGRNVTRGLAVIGFQGLVPYNYEIQPALFISQHGDLSARMTATKDLSLTQRLILQPRFETNAAIQRVRKFTTGSGLNNLELGFRLRYEIRREFAPYVGISLDKSFGDTASLVRKEGGNPSQVRFVVGVRLWF; encoded by the coding sequence ATGAGGACATCTGTTCGATGCATCCTCTCACTCACGGTCATCAATTTCCTCATTTGGAATTCCCATTCATCCGTCATCTTTGCCCAATCCATCCCCGACGAATCAACGTCCACTCATCAACACCCACACCATCCCCAAACGAGACAGCCGGAAGGCCAGACTGACACCCGATCCGGGGTATTGGGAGAAATGTCCGAGACGGAATCACCTGTATCCAAAACAGCGGACTGGCCCAGTCCTGTCATGGATGAGCAGCGTCACGGGTTTTTCCTCGCCGACGTCCTTGAATACCGTCCAAATTTTAGTGGGAATGAAAGTAATGACGACTACCGGTGGGACATCGAGGGGTGGTACGGCGGTGACTACAATCGAATCTGGTTCAAAAGCGAGGGCCAGCGGGACACGGCATTTAAGGCCGACTATGACATTGATTCACAACTCCTCTTCGGACGCTTCATTCAACAGTATTACGATTTTCAGATAGGGGGGCGCGTCGAAACCCAATCTTATCGTGGGCGGAATGTTACGCGGGGACTGGCGGTGATCGGATTCCAAGGTCTCGTGCCGTATAATTATGAAATTCAGCCCGCCCTCTTCATTAGTCAACATGGGGACCTGTCCGCACGAATGACCGCGACCAAAGATCTCTCCCTCACGCAACGGCTGATCCTCCAGCCTCGCTTTGAGACGAATGCCGCGATTCAACGTGTGAGAAAGTTCACAACGGGTTCAGGACTGAATAACCTTGAATTGGGATTTCGGCTGCGTTATGAAATCAGACGGGAATTTGCCCCCTACGTGGGAATCTCCCTGGACAAAAGTTTTGGAGATACCGCCTCGCTTGTCCGGAAAGAAGGAGGAAATCCAAGTCAGGTACGATTCGTGGTGGGCGTAAGGCTCTGGTTTTAA